Sequence from the Ignavibacteria bacterium genome:
AGATTTTGTCGCGGAATTTTTCGGCAGAATTATGAAAAATGAACTGCGACCGGGAGCCCTCACTTCCATTCTGAAAGAATTAAAAGAGCAGGGCGAGATCGACGATACCCAGGTGCGTGATGAAATTATGACATTTCTTTTCGCAGGTTTTGATACCGTGGCAGAGGGGCTTTCCTGGAGTCAGTATCTTATCTCCACCAGTCCCGGCACAGACGAAAAGATTATTTCGGGAAGCGAATCACGCTGGCTTGGTGCCGTGATAAATGAGGCACTGCGGCTTTATCCCCCTGCATGGGCGTTTTACAGAATTGTTACCGAAGATGACGATATTGACGGGCTCCACTTCCCTGCAAAATCTTATCTGATGATCTCACCATATCTGTTACACAGAACACCAAAATACTGGGAGAATCCGCATTTATTTAACCCCGAAAGATTTGTAGAAGAGGATCAGCCCGAGGTGAACCACTTCCACTACATACCCTTCGGTCAGGGTCCCCACATCTGCACAGGAAGAAGAATAGCAATGTTCGAAATGCATCTGATCCTCTCAATCATCACACCCAAATTCCGATTCATTTACACGGGGAAAAATCCACCCGAGGCAGATCCCGGAATAATCATGAAAGCAAAGGATGCTCTCCTCTTCAAAGTTGAGATGAGATAATGAGCGATAATGAGAAAATAAAGCGGGTAATCTCCCTGACAACAGGTAACAGTCTGAAAAACGGATTCATGATTCAGTTTCCCGATGGTGAAATGTGGAACCCCGTCCCCGATTCGGTCCCCGGATTTACACTTAAACTGAAATCGGCGGGTTCATTGAAGAATACGATCTTTCCGCCGACAGAATTGAATGTAACCGAAGCGTATCTTTTTGACGAGTTTGACATCGAAGGTGATCTTTTTTCTGTTTTTGAAACTGCTTACGAATTGTCAGGGATAAAGAGGGGGCATTCCGAAAATCTCAGTCTCCTCCTCAAGATTCTCTCCCTGCCTTCAAGTCCCCGAAAGAAAGAGAAAAACTTCGCCAGGAGGATGTCGGGTCAAGCCCACTCTCTCGAGAGGGACAAAGAAGCCGTCTCCTATCATTACGATATGTCCAACGATCTCTACAAACTTTGGCTCGATCCTCAGATGGTTTATTCCTGTGCATATTTCAAAACTCAGGATACTCCTCTCGAGGAAGCTCAAACGGATAAACTCGACTATATTTGCCGGAAACTTGCCCTTAAAGAGGGAGAGAAGTTGCTCGATGTCGGGTGCGGATGGGGTGCCCTGGTTATTCATGCTGCACAAAATTATGGTGTTACTGCTCTGGGTGTCACGCTGAGTAAAAACCAGGCGGAACTGGCGAATTCCCGGATTCAGCAACTCGGGCTTGCGGAGAGGTGCAGAGTAGAGGTTAGGGATATCAGAGAGATGGAAAATGAACAGTTTGACAAGATTTCATCGGTTGAGATGTTGCACCACATCGGCTACAATTCACTCCCTCAATATTTTGAAAAAATCAGGCAGCTCCTTAAACCGGGCGGACTGTCGTTTCAGCTCGCTGTTACGAGCAATGCAGCAAAGGGAAAATATCGCGGTCCTCTTTTCGCACCA
This genomic interval carries:
- a CDS encoding class I SAM-dependent methyltransferase, with amino-acid sequence MSDNEKIKRVISLTTGNSLKNGFMIQFPDGEMWNPVPDSVPGFTLKLKSAGSLKNTIFPPTELNVTEAYLFDEFDIEGDLFSVFETAYELSGIKRGHSENLSLLLKILSLPSSPRKKEKNFARRMSGQAHSLERDKEAVSYHYDMSNDLYKLWLDPQMVYSCAYFKTQDTPLEEAQTDKLDYICRKLALKEGEKLLDVGCGWGALVIHAAQNYGVTALGVTLSKNQAELANSRIQQLGLAERCRVEVRDIREMENEQFDKISSVEMLHHIGYNSLPQYFEKIRQLLKPGGLSFQLAVTSNAAKGKYRGPLFAPKYFMPDYELSPVGEYLKIAERGGFEVYDLENLRQHYMLTARHWLKNIESGHDEIAGVTGEVMYRVYRLSMALMAYGFYSNMINLYHFVLRKTEGKGNYPPLTRWY
- a CDS encoding cytochrome P450, which gives rise to MNIHDLPGYKGAAFLKILPKLYRDPLGTLSDIVAGGDRVIPFQLGKYILFLVNDPSILRHILKTNYRNYPRGKSLKGIFPLLGKGLFTSDHDLWVRQQKNLTPAFHTKNYAEFEQIIREETGRFCSELEALSNQPGNVDMQKEFKTLMLRILAKEMFSPDLKFEPETIITKLDAVLDYTSIKGELIRNVVSGVKGLFGLRYTPPLYYTESLKYLEDFVAEFFGRIMKNELRPGALTSILKELKEQGEIDDTQVRDEIMTFLFAGFDTVAEGLSWSQYLISTSPGTDEKIISGSESRWLGAVINEALRLYPPAWAFYRIVTEDDDIDGLHFPAKSYLMISPYLLHRTPKYWENPHLFNPERFVEEDQPEVNHFHYIPFGQGPHICTGRRIAMFEMHLILSIITPKFRFIYTGKNPPEADPGIIMKAKDALLFKVEMR